The genomic segment GCATACAAAAAAGGGTACTACATGACGGGAGAATAGAATATTTCCATAAGTACATCTACCTGGGGCAAATAGTCTCCTTCCAGTCCCGTCAAGACAAAGAACGCACGACGCACCGAAAATGCCTGGAGTAGCTATtggtcattcttcttcttctatcgtgtgggttgtgaggtgaattaccaacctcatcaaccctggtgtcagggttattattgagccgccaaaggcccatgacatggctcatgtaccttacttacattagtaagtagtaaccgggaccaacggcttaacgtgccttctgaagcacggatcatcttactttttggacaatcaggtgatcagcctgtaatttcctaatcaaactagggatcacaaagtgatttttgtgatatgtccccaccgggattcgaacccgggacctccggattgtgagccgtATATGAAAGGAGAAGGAGTAGATGAAAGGTATCTTTAAAACGCAAACTCGTGGACTTGCGCATTTTCCCAATATGAACCTATAGAGCTCAGACTTGGTCTTTGAGAAAGGGTCAAAGGTCCAAACTTCAAGTCTGCCGGCGAGCAATAGAGCGCAGCATGTTTGGTGTGAAACGGACTGACCGTGTCAGAAACACCATGCTGCGTTCTAAGACTAAAAATGTGGAGGTGATCCACGCAGGCGCCAAGTTGAAGTGGTATTGGGCAGGTTACGTCTGTAGTATGCCTATCGAGCTACGGGCTAAAAGCACCACGGAATGGTCTCCGAGtggagacagacgcaggcgtggcagaccgaggcggggcctttgcccagcagtgggacacctcAGGCTAGATAAGATTGTAGAAAGCGTCTAATGCCAGTGTAGGTATACTAAGCATATCTACTAAGAGTATCTAGTTTTAAGATAAatgacaaaatgtttttttttttttctgaaactaagggtagtattaataaactaatctcagcttcgagactgccatcaagatcatgtcaatgtgacagttctcatataaaaacagagacttgaccatgatcttgagggcagtctcagctgagatttgtttattaataccaccctaaggtTGTAAAATATACTATGTTACGTTactttatactatgtagtgtaTTGAGTGTTTGTATTTTCCTCGTTACCAAGTTTTAAAATAACTCTATTATCTTGTAACTTTCCTTCCACAGTAATATTTATCAAACTTTCTTAGAAATCTTACAAGATTAGCATGAAAATGGAACTTGTTTTATGCTTTAATTTTCGCAAGCATTAATCGTCCACCTAATTTACTTCACAATAACGCCTGACAAAAATAAATAGCAATAGAGCAATCTGGCACAATGGAGCGACGTTGCTAATTCTCTCATGCAGGCGTACGCCGCCACGTGCGGCTATTGTGTTTGAACATGGAACACTCTGGCTGATCGCTTCCGGCTGACCCACTGTTACATGAGAAATATCATATCGATATTGTTGTGGCTTCGTGATGCTATGATATTCGAGTGGACGGAAGCCTGGTGTACTATTGAGAAAGACAGACAAAAAGAATGTACCTCTAGAGGTACGTTGGTCTgttgtattgtaatgtattataaacttataataTGATTCTAGTAAGTGCATGTTTACGAATCGTTCATAATTTATGGAGTGAAGAAAACTACTAAACGAAGTAATAATTCTTTcgaatattttgttaaatattatagattccaaatcatttatttatggaatatctattatacatatacaaaaGTAGATATATGTCTTGCAGAACTTCTAACCGTGGAAAAGTGCATCCGGCACCGGCACTGTCTGTTTAGACTCCTTAAAACATCGCGCATATTTAGTAACTACCTACAGTTCTGTACAACCAATTAGAAATACGTAAACGAAATTTCTTTTAAGAGAGTTTATCTTGGAGCGAACCTTTGTTGCAGTCGCAGTACGACTGCGGTCGCCCACTTAGCGAAAGCCACAAGATGTATAAAGAGAACTACGGAACTGCCAGCGGGATTGCAGCATTGCTCTGTGGCGTTTTGACGTCGCCTGAAGCTGTGGGGGTTGGGAACTACCCGCTTCGAAGGCCCCCCTTCCAAGGCCCCCTCCAAGGCCCCAGGCCCCTCCCAGCAGAAGACTGTTTCGGAAACAATTAGCGGGTGCGCCTGCGCGGGCTTCCTGTGGGGCCTAATTGGCGTATCTGTGCGCGGCTCAATGTATTCGCAATATAATTGACAGCCGTGTTATGCAACAATGAGATTATACGATAGCTAAACTGTTGTGAGTTTCGAAGCTATGAGGCTTTGTTAGTAGGATCGCAGTTTGATTTTGTGGGCGCAAAATAAGAGAAACAATGCAGCTTCAGtgcaaacattaaaataaaaatatatcgattaaGGTTAAAGAaaaattacttcaacattttgttttatataaacaCACCAGGTTAGAACGTTTTCACATATTATGTCTGCATCATTTTAAACAACACTAATTTCACTTGTTTATTACATATTAACGCCCAATAAACCTATCAAATGTTTACTACTTGGAATACTCGAAATGACATTCAAATATAATTTCTCGCATCAACCCTTCATTAGCAAAACAAATTCGCTAAACGGGGGTGTTTACCCCCGCGCGTTCCCTCTTTGTTCAACAGAAATCTATTTATTCATATCGTATTGCTAATTTGGGGATTACGAGCGTTCCACCAGTTATTGAATTACTCATTCCGTTTGCGGCCGCACAGTCTCACTCCCAAGAGACGCGTCTCGTTTtcctacttttgcgacgaataTTTTTACGTTTCATACCCTATTGTTGCTTGGTTTCCACGATTTTAAATGTTGATTTATAAAAACAAGTAGGTaggaatattttaaaacatgaaTTATGGAATATTTAGCTAAAGGTACATCGAAAAGTGAAAACAACATCGTAATCTTCATAAAATAAGTCAAAGTGTTTTGGATAAGATAGGcgaaaaatgctacaccgattaAAGTGATTCTAATTATCATTTATGACCTATAGGTACTATTACAATCAATACAAATTAACAACCTAATTCtgaccagtagggctaacatgcgcaacgtgatagaattttgtcacggtcattttatcgattctgacgatataattatgtcgttttgtcgattggtgctaatatgtgaatccaaataagtcatgtcgttttgacaaaatacgaacaaaatcacgtggcacacatgttagggaaaaacaacCTTATTgatttcgataaaatttattgaatcgatcgataattttatcccGTTGCGCATGTTGGCCTGTTGATCTCAGTAATAACAAATAACGATAGGTCGTTAGTGTTTTTGTGTAATAATCAACAAATTCAACTACttatccgacagagggattgcgtcctctaacatgatggactaatgttatgggcgataggctgatcccttatcaccataaggttcatcatatccatcttaggacttcgtatcaacagtggctgcaagttgtctttgattacttgtggctctgcccaccccatttgggattacgggcgtgagtttatgtatgtatgtatgttcaactacttataaaaaatcttTTAGAAAAATAAGATAGTATTATATGTATAGCCTACTTATAGCTGTTATGCACTGTTAAGCTAGGTATATATGTACCTGTATTAGAAGCTAGTGTTTAGTTAGACATGCACCTAATTTGAACTACGCTTTGCTTTGTCATCGAGTAAATTCGCCGTCAAATTGGTAATGAATGGAAATCTCTAATTAGGCATCTCTAATCGAGATCTCTATTGATTGATTTTAtgttaagtacctacgtttatGTAACTAACGTAGTATTGGTGCCTGCTATAAGTAGTGTAATCCACTTCTAGATTCAATAAATCAGTGTTATCATTTTGTGGAAATGCCatgacaaataaaaaataatgttcctaATGTACTTTAGCACAACAAAGTCAAATCTAAGAAAACATGATTTTAATCTTCTTTTTACAAACCTAAACTGTAATCACCCTtttacgtgactttttgtaggtttgcctcgattggcattaagtacttgtcCAGAAAAATAAGAAGCGCTGGGGGgttctcacccagtacaaaattgaagacaacagaCATGAGATtagcccagttgagcgcgaattTCAGCTCAGGGCTGCAAGCCTGCATCACCACTCGCATGGCGTATGTAAACTGAAAATAGCCAAAATTTTACATCCTTCGCACTGCAAAGTTACATAATACTTCTCGACCAGTAACAGGCCTCTTATACCTAATACGTCAATATTTGACTATTGTCAGCTACCCTCTGTGAAGAAGTCATTAGCTCATTGTACGCGGTCCGTCACGCGTAAACATCTATAAAACGCTCATTAATTCAGCATTTTGTTCATAATTGTTCAAATGGCTGTGACAATGGAGTGTGCCACAAGGAGCCACTCTTGGGCCACTCAATTATATAGTAGCCACGTGGCGATGTTCGAAAAAAGTTGCTGTTGTGATAAATTGTAGATTTTTGTTAGGATGTGGGGCAGCGTGGTAGAATGTATTCCCTGACTGGTGAGGGGAGAACTTTACCGAGCATCGGAAATTGTATTCTTCTATTGCACTGTCTGAGCTCTGAAGGAAATGTCAGGGCCGTGTCAAGATATTTTTGATCAGCGCGGGTGCTTCAGAGCTATAGGCTCTCATTGACCCCGACGGAGAGTCTCCCCTAACTGCTGGTTTTATTGATgcttatacttaaataaatacacattgAATTTATCATTATAAAGTTATACGGACTGTTGTGTGGTattgacatacataaacacacacattgTCTCTTCTGTTTTTCCTTTGGCATCCTCCTTATATTTTACTATGTACCTAATATGTGGATAGCTGTAATTGGTCATACATATTGTAAATGAAACCATACATTGTATTATTAGATATAAGACTgttgttgtcccaaataaaataaaataaaaataaataaacccttTATAtgtgaagtaggtaggtatatacctcGTTTTACGATTTGTCTTTACTTCAgtctaaagtaggtacttattcaaTGACGAATGTGATGGGTAATTAAGTAACTTTTTTAATGTATGGGGTTAGTTACTCAAACTTGCTTGAGAGCGTCACATTCGTCTCTCATCTTcgacttacttataataattcgAAGTACAAGTCAAagaaaaaggaaagagacaatTTCTTTATGTCAACAAAACCTTGCCTTGTTGATAGCTCCCCTTCCCacattaatgttattatttggcAACATTTACTAAATAATTTGCTCGTTAAATGACTGCCGATATCCACTGTCCTAACTACCGTATTGTGTGGGTCACCCTCCCCTCTATCGACGGGTTGGACCCCTACATAAAGTCGAACTGCAATTTTTGTAACCCTCACGATGTGTTTAATCGGACCATTGCATCTTGTCGAATTATttgacttacttacttaagttagttacttatatttgtaaaaacaattcgaatttaaaaaagaacgtcGTTAAAgtgttaagtaagtaataatcgtTGTCGTTGAATTGATACATACACAATAACAAGTTTAAGTACTTTATAAGATTTTTCGTAGAGTGGCATCTagtcaaatacaaaaataaaatagatacctacttaagtaacctttaaaataattttgttaatacCCAGTTGCGCTAAGAAAGTGTGAAAAAGGCGCGATTTTACAAAAAGAGAACGAATTGTAATTTCTCATAGTTAGACATAATTATATGGATAATAAATACGCATATTATCTctctagtgttatcccgtttttcacaggttttttacagaccttCCAATCTGTGAAGGGAagaccaacccaatacaggttcggtcacatacctaaacgcatttttcgggaatatgggtttcctcacgatgtttttttctaaacatgaaattaaaaaaaaatgaaaataattaatttaggcccgtgctgggagtCGAGCCTGCGAACTCACCGTGAGAttgaagcgttcttccaactgagctaccaacAAGCAgctcataaaataaaacaaatacattttCCTCTTCATTCTCCGCGCTCGGCTGCGACCCGAATATCCGACGGACTCCTTTTGAACTGTAATTACATTTCTTTTGTCccaatatttataaatacattcgTGGCTTTGTGTTGGTTTGTAATGTATGAAATTAATACGTTCCTTGTGTAGGATTAGTTGGAGTTTTCTCATAGTTTGCCTGATTAGTTCTACTAAGCTTCGTATGGGGGACTCAGTTCATTACTCAGTTCGCTACATTGATTAGAAACGCGGTCCAAAAGTGTCAAGAAATACGGTTTTTAAGGGATCCGCAAAATTTATTTAGGCATTAAAAATTGCCATACTTTATCGTTCAATATATTATGACCGCATATAAACTgaaatacaaaacaacaaaTATCGAGCGcatatgtatattatgtggTATCTAATGAAGAATGTAATAATCAGTAGCAAATAAACATGAATAAGCATAACAAAATATCCAAAAAACCtttaaacaaacattaaaacaatattttttaaggcTGCCTGGATGTAAATACTACTTAGCAAAGTTATAGCTGTATGTACGTAGTTGTGTTAGTATTTCTAGTCTTGTGTTTTTGTTGTTTCTTAAGTTTTTGGTTTGTTTTATAGTTGTCTGGCATTGTAGCTAGTGTTGGTGAGTAGAGTTGTCCTGGCCTGATGTGAGTGTCATTTAAATAACGCTCCTTGAGGCACCATTTCATGCCGTCTCGTCCCCCATTCCGCCACAGCCTGAAATCCGCCATCGCTGGCGAGCTCTTCGCTTTCTCTTCGTTCAACGCCTCACAAAAATTGCACAGCGGATTGATCTTCATCGGATCGGAGTCTATTGTGTACAGATTAGTCCACTTAAAGTAGTTCTCATATAATTCTGGATCGTCAATGATCTGCTTCATTTTTTGTGCTAAGTTGTAGGGATGTAGATGCATCGCGTTCAGATACGAGCCGGGAGGAAGGAACCTGCCAATGTACGGAGGTTTTCGTTAATAAATAGTAGTACAACGTGACGAATTATAACTTTAGGTACTTAACATTGTAACCTTTATAAGTGCCTGATCATTGTTATAGTGGCATATCGCagaaaatgtaaatattagACAATATTTACACTTAGTAGGTATGTGTGCACTAGGTATCCATATATAGgtgtattattatacttgtacaaaattttcctgtacccaaaggttgcctggaagaaattgctgcatgagcaataaggccgcctgttgtgcttttctgtatatgttgtccttatctctgtattttgtgtccattgtgctcaataaagtattttatctatctatctatccaatGAAAAGAGTGTGCCGTTGGATCTAAGTACACATAGCTAATAAAACTTCAGAATAATGAAAATTGACAACAGTTTTCTATTGTCTTGTTACTATAAGGCATAACATAAGTTTGGGGTACTTAGAGGTACCTacacacatccatcgcaagatgaactaagttagcacacgtcaccgagctttctgttagaccaacgtgatactaTAAGGCGTGTTATATGAAACTATTGCAAGAAACAAACTAAAACTTTAACATTACCGACTGTAGTTAGCTCCGCCATACACGATGGGAACGGCGTGGTTGTCGAAACCGTGTAGAACCTTCTCTGTGACATAGTCTTTAGCTAGGGAGTTCTCGAACGCGATATAGAAGTAGTAGTCTTGCTTTATAAGGTCATTGCAGTTGTCATTCGGGCAAATAATGCCCGAACACTTGCCATACACGTCCACGTTCAACGAGAAGTGGTACAAATGCTCCTGAAGAGAGACCATGTATGCAGCCCTCTCACTGTTCGCATTGCAGTTACTCACTATCCACGCCGCCGCTTTCGTCTTCTTAAGTAGAAGACTCTTCAACGGCGACGCAACAGGCCTATCATTCTTCTCCCAAACGGGCTTTATGCTCGGAGCTATGACAGAACCCGTGAGGTTCCGAACCACGAAAAAAAGCCACAACACTGTGGAGTCAAGGCGATATGTCATTGTCCAGTTGAAGAAATTGTCATTATGCAATTCACACGCAGGATAGGTGACCTGCGACTCCAATGAGGCGAACACATACAGCTGGGAACTCGATCTCAATAAAGGTCTTTTAGTATCAGACTCTAAAATACTTTCACTAAAAATGATGGCATCAAAACTTGTGTAGTCCCGTAGCAAACGTTTGTTTTCCGTAAATATACAGTTCTGGACAACACAATTTAACTTGGTTAAGTAGGCCTTAGCTAGCCATTCGCTTTTCCACAACAGAACAAACTTTATGTCCTGCCCTACAGATACAACGGGCAGGTTTCTGCGGAATCTTCCATTGGCAATAGTTAAAAAGTTTGATACATCGTTTGCAAATTCCAATATGTAATATGCGTACCATATGTGGACGATAACTGAGAAGCTTATTAGAAGTAAAACACCAGCCAACTGCTTCGGTGTGAAGACTGGTAACAGTACCATTGTTATGTGTAGATCAAATTCAAAACTCCAGACAATAAATATTGG from the Pectinophora gossypiella chromosome 11, ilPecGoss1.1, whole genome shotgun sequence genome contains:
- the LOC126370804 gene encoding alpha-(1,3)-fucosyltransferase C-like — translated: MVLLPVFTPKQLAGVLLLISFSVIVHIWYAYYILEFANDVSNFLTIANGRFRRNLPVVSVGQDIKFVLLWKSEWLAKAYLTKLNCVVQNCIFTENKRLLRDYTSFDAIIFSESILESDTKRPLLRSSSQLYVFASLESQVTYPACELHNDNFFNWTMTYRLDSTVLWLFFVVRNLTGSVIAPSIKPVWEKNDRPVASPLKSLLLKKTKAAAWIVSNCNANSERAAYMVSLQEHLYHFSLNVDVYGKCSGIICPNDNCNDLIKQDYYFYIAFENSLAKDYVTEKVLHGFDNHAVPIVYGGANYSRFLPPGSYLNAMHLHPYNLAQKMKQIIDDPELYENYFKWTNLYTIDSDPMKINPLCNFCEALNEEKAKSSPAMADFRLWRNGGRDGMKWCLKERYLNDTHIRPGQLYSPTLATMPDNYKTNQKLKKQQKHKTRNTNTTTYIQL